Proteins from one Cryptomeria japonica chromosome 4, Sugi_1.0, whole genome shotgun sequence genomic window:
- the LOC131875294 gene encoding uncharacterized protein LOC131875294 yields the protein MVAIGQMPGEGAMEKDEQGKPDEGKSTSTQAPPDTTTSTQPPPTTTTQAPIFTLSTTTITITASVSTTTVTSPPLIPKIAPVMTPTTERVTIHNIESDSDQEDQQPIIQLARRKVEKKKRKQSA from the coding sequence ATGGTTGCTATTGGGCAAATGCCAGGAGAAGGCGCCATGGAGAAAGATGAGCAAGGAAAGCCTGATGAAGGAAAGTCTACATCAACTCAAGCTCCTCCTGACACAACAACATCGACTCAACCTCCACCTACTACAACGACACAAGCTCCTATTTTTACATTGTCAACTACTACAATTACTATAACAGCGTCGGTGTCTACAACAACAGTAACGTCACCCCCATTAATACCAAAGATTGCACCTGTAATGACTCCTACTACTGAAAGGGTGACCATTCATAATATTGAGTCTGATTCTGATCAGGAGGATCAACAACCTATCATACAATTGGCACGAAGGAAggttgagaaaaagaaaagaaagcaatCTGCTTGA